Within Phragmitibacter flavus, the genomic segment AATTGTTCGCACGCCTTGCCCTCAAAGGATACAGACTCGATGTCGTCCCCGAGATTCTTTTTCTCTATCGCCATGCGGCAGGCGGTTTCAGCCGCGCAACTTCGCTTTACGCCAATCACCTTCGTGCCATGCGGCCTTACCTGGAAGCACTTCCCGACTGGCAGCGTCGTGCCTTCCTTGCACTGGCTGGCTGCGAATCTCCCATTGCTCCCGAAAGCCAGATCGCCATGGAGCGCCAAACCACCATCGAGCGTCTCCAGAGCCGCCTCCACAAATTCGAGGCACGTCAGGTCGAGTTGAAATCCAAACTCCAGGAGGCCAGGTCCAAACTGAACGTTGGTAATGAACGCCATGGCAGCAAACCTCGTGGCCTACGGCGCATCGGCAGAACCCTCAAGAAGTTTTTTCCGCATCAGGTATTTGGATTGGCAGCGGTGAAAGAAAAATCAGAGGCAGGTTCGCCGCATTCACGAACGAATAAATCCTTGCAAGTCGACTCACGTCCTTCAACCGCTCCAGCGACGACGTTCCAACCAAATCAAGCGGGCCGGACCGCCATGGTGGTGGCCAGATATGCTGAAGATCTCTCATGGCTAAATTCCGTGCCTGGCAACATTGAGATATTCGTCATCAACAAAGGAAAACCGATGGCCGCGAATGATTTCCAGCGGTCCGGCGTCCGTGTCATGAAAAGAACAAACCTTGGACGCGAGGCTGACAGTTACCTGGGTTTTATCGAGGGTGACTACCACCAAGGTTACGACAAAATCATCTTCACCCAAGGCGATCCATTCACACACAATCCAGATTTCCTTTCCCTCTTGTCCGAGAACGCCCATTGGTCCAATCCGCAACCCCTTGGCTGCCAGTGGTTGACCAAGAAATCGTTGCCTCCACAACATTTGATCGATTCAGAAACAGAGGACTGGATCAATGGATACAAGGTAAGAAAGGAGTTGTTCTCTCTGTTCACCTTGGGAACACTGCGCTACAAGGATCGAGGGATTCTTTACGTGCTTGATGAATATCTCCGATTCCATGAATCGCCACATGGGACAAATATCGCAGAGCACTTTTTCTCCACCGTGGGTCTTGCTGACCATGCGGAGCGGGCAGCCCGATCTGACATGGGTGTGTTTACTTTCAGTGCGTTGTTCTCAGTAGGAACCGACCTTATCGCCCGGCTGCCTAAAGATTCCGTGGTCCGCATGAGACAGTTATGCCAGAAGAACCCTATCCACGCTTACATTCTGGAACGTCTATGGCTCCATCTGTTTGACTATCCGTTTGTAACTACAGCAAAAAATGCGCCCTCGAACGAAAACGATGGCTCATCCATTTCTTGCCTTCGATAAGGAGGAGTGGCTGTCGGTCACTGTCACCTGCTCAAGTCTGCATTCCAGCTTGAGATTTTAGACAAAAACCAGCATAGGGGGCCAGGGTTATTGGTCTTGCCATCTCCAGAAAGCTGCGGATCATCACGCCGGAAAAGTTATCTTTCCATGAACCACCGAATTCCATCACCGGGCGAACGAAAAGGAGTGGTTGTCTTCGTCGTGGTCATTTTTCTCAGCGCTTTTCTCCTGTTCCAGATCCAGCCCGTGATCGCGAGGCTCATTCTCCCCTGGTATGGTGGCAGCTCTTCCGTTTGGAGCACCTGCATGCTCTTTTTTCAGGTCGGTTTGGTCATCGGTTATGCGTATGCCCACGTTCTCGCCACGGTCTTCAGGAACAGACGCTCTGTGCAAGTAGGCCTGCATCTCGTTTTGGTCGCCCTGGCCATTTTGATGCTTCCGATCACCCCGGATCAAGCATTGAAACCAGACGCTTCCGATACCGAACCGGTGATCGACATCCTCAAGCTCCTTGCTCAAACCGTTGGCATCCCCTTCATGATTTTGGCTGCAAGCGGCCCCCTGCTGCAATCGTGGTTTAGCGAACTCTACCCAGGTCGTTCCCCCTTTCGCCTCTATGCGGTGTCGAACATCGGCAGCCTGCTCGCCCTGTTGACCTATCCTTTCTTGTTTGAAGTCTATTTCCCCGTCTCGCAGCAATCCATGTTCTGGTCGGCCGGTTTCGTGACTTATGCCTTGGCCCTCGCTGTCGCCGCCAGCCTCTTCGCCCGGAATCGCATTAGTCCATCACCGGAAGCTTCGCAGGCGTCGTTTGAATCCGGGCCGGCCCAAAGGACCACCGCATTCCATCGCTTGCTGTGGATCAGCTTCAGCGCCTGTGGCTCCATCCTGCTGCTTGCCATCACCAGCCAGCTCGGAGAGGACGTCGCGGTGATTCCGTTCTTGTGGGTCGTTCCGCTGGCGCTCTACCTCCTGACTTTTGTGATCGCCTTTGATCACTCCCGCTGGTATTCCCGCAAGTTCGCGATCAGCGCTTCCGTGCTGGCTGTAGGACTCATGATTGTCCAGATGAATGGCCACTACTCGCCAGCGGGAAGCTGGTCCATTCCATGGCAGGTCGTCACCTTCTGCGCCGCCCTGTTCTTCACCTGCCTCGTCTGCCACGGAGAGATCGTCCGGCTCAAACCTCCTGCGCGATTCCTCACCGAGTTCTACCTGCTCATTTCCGTGGGTGGAGCATTGGGCGGAGTTTTTGTCAGCCTGGTTGCCCCGCACATTTTCACCGGATATTGGGAACTGCATTTCGGGCTGGTGTTGCTCGCCTTCCTGATCACCCTTCAACTCATTCCCACACTGAAAACCAGAGGGTCTATTGCCGCCGTATGGATCGTTGTTCTGGTCGGCATGATTTGGGGCCTGAACCGAAATGTTGTCCTATCCAAATCAGGCGTCATCGCCTCCTCGCGAGGATTTTTTGGCGTCCTCAATGTCAGGGAACAACAGATCCCCGGATCGCACACCTTCCGCAGTCTCTATCACGGGAAAACCATCCACGGACTCCAGTTCAAAACCCCCTCCCACGAAAAAATGGGAACCGCCTACTACCACTACCGCAGCGGAGTTGGACGTGCCTTCGAGTTTCTTCACCAACGTCAGGCCGGCGGCAGCGACAACAACAACAACAACAAGTCACTCCATGTCGGGCTCCTCGGCCTTGGCATCGGCACTCTCGCCACCTACGCCCAACCGGGGGACCGTTTCCGCTGCTACGAGATCAATCACGGCGTTGTCGATTTGGCGAGGTCACACTTCACCTACCTCAAAAATTCCCAAGGGGAGATCGATATCATTTTGGGCGACGGTAGGATCTCCATGGAGCGAGAACTCCACGCCGGAAAAGCCAATCGTTACGACCTGCTCGTCATCGATGCTTTCAGCGGTCACGCTCCCCCGATCCACCTTCTAACCCAGGAAGCCTTAGAACTCTACTTTGCCCACCTCAAGGAGGACGGGATTCTCGCGCTGCACATCAGCAACGGCGAGATCGACTTTTCTGACCCCATTCGAAATCATGCGGCTCGTTCCGGCATGCAAGCCCTCCAGGTGATTCATCAACCTGAGGGCGGTATTCCCTCCATTTGGGCGCTCGTGACCAGGAATGAAGACTTCGCGCAGCACCTGGATCAGTCGGGACAACTCACCCCTTGGGCCCGACCCAAACCCAAGAAGGTCGTCTGGACTGACGACTTCAACAGCCTTCTTCAAGCTCTTCGATACCGGGCCACTTCGCCCATAACCCGGTTCCATTTCCCACATTTTGCTCACCCATGATTGACCTTCGCCGCGCACCTGATTTGTTCCGGTGAACCCGCGGTTTTCGGATGTCGGGTCTGCAGCCTTTACGCCGCTGCTCGCGCCTTCCGTGGATGCACCCGCATCCCCCTCGTGGAAATTGTCTCATGAAAATCCCCCTCGCTCTCTCGGTCTCTGAAAGGCTCGCCAAGTGTCCAAGCTGGTTTCACGCAGTCGTTTTGTTCGCCTTGGTCTTTCTTGCTTTTGCCCCTTCGCTGACCTTCGATTTCATCAACTACGATGATCCATATTACATCATCGACAACCCCAACGTAAACACCGGGTTGAGTCTGGCCAACCTCCGATGGGCTTTTGGCACGCCGGGGGAAGTGAACCTCTGGAACCCGCTTACCACTCTCTCCCATCAACTCGTTGTCAGCCTCTTCGGACTCAATCCAGCCTGGCACCACGCCGTGAATGGCTTATGTCATGCCCTTGCCGCGAGCCTCCTCTTCCTGCTTGCCGTAAAACTGACAAAGTCCCTCCCCTGGAGCTACTTCATCGCCCTTCTTTGGGCGATCCATCCCCAAAAGATTCAATCGGTGGCCTGGATCACTGAGCGCAAAGATGTTCTTTCGGGTGCCCTCTTCTTCGCCAGCATCCTGTGTTTCGCCGAGTGGCATTCCCGCACAAAAAAACGTCCCGCGCTCTATGTCGCCAGCCTCCTGCTTTTCATTGCCGCCGCCATGGCGAAACCGAGCGTGCTCCCTCTGCCATTGGTTTTGCTCGTCCTGTTTGCCCTCAAACCCGGACAGATCATTTCCTCAGCCCTGTCCTCCCTTCGTCAACTTGGCCCCTTTTTCGCCGCCGCCGTAGCCCTTGCCGCCATCGTCGTCTTTTTCCAATCCCACGGCACCCTCAGTGACGTCGGAGGCGACGACAGCCTCTTCGAGCGGCTCCGACAGATGATTTTCGGCTACGTCTTTTACCTCTTGCGCTTTGCCTTCCCCATTCCGTCCCAATTTTTTTTTACCCCTCCTCTTTCCCATCTTCCCCTCGTCCTCGCCATCGTCGGACTCGGTCTTTTCCTCATCGCAGTGATCTGGCTCGGAAGACGGGAGAAACTCATTCCTGTCGGTGCGCTCATTTACACCCTGCTATGGCTGCCCATTTCAGGAATCATCCCGATCAGCCACTACTTTGCTGCCGACCGCTACAGCTACCTCCCGCAGATTGGCATCATCATCATCGTGATCGGTCTGGCCAGACGTTTATCCTCACTTTCTTCAAAATCTCTCCTTCTTCCAATCGCGCTTGGTTCGCTCGTTGCCGGTTATCTCGTGCTTTTGCAACAGCAACTGCCGATCTGGAAGAACAGCGAAACTCTTTTCGCCCATGAGATGCGCGTGAACCCCAGGGAAGCTCTCGCCGATATTCACTATGGCGAGGCATTCTGGAACAATGATCCAGCCAAAGCCCTTGTCCATTTTGAACTGGCCCACCAAAAAGCCCCTCACGAAGGCCTGCCGCTCAGCAAAATGGGCGTGACGCAACTTCGTCTGAACCAACCGGAACAAGCCCTTGAGAGTTTCCAGGCGGCCACGCGGGCCGCCAATCCTGTTGTGGAAACATGGACTCAACTTCTCCTTCTCCAGGTCGATCTGAAACGCTACTCCGAGGCCGAAGCAACCGTCAACGATGGGCTGCAACGCTTCCCCAATCAATGGCCCATGTTGATGAACGCCGGCAACTTCCATCTGCTCGTTAAAAAAGATCCCCACCAGGCGCTTCCGCTTTTTCTCAAGGCCCATGAGATCAGTCCTTCCAACGCCGACAGCATCCGGGCCTGTGCCCGCTGTTACCTCATTCTGGGAGATCAACCATCTGCCGCGCGCTTTGAACGACTTCTACAACTTCGATGAAGTTTTCCTCTTGTCTGTGAAGCCCCGCACTTTTCGCTTTTCTTGTCGGTTCATTCGCAAGATGTTCCGAATCTCAGTCGAACATCTCGACCCCTAGGTTTGCACCCGCCTGGACGAGTTACCCCCACCCCATTACCCCCATGACCTATCCTTTTCATCAGCAAGCACCTTTGGCCGAACCCGTCAAAATGACGACTTTCATCCTTTCGGTTTTTTCTAGCGCGTTTCTGCTCTTTCAGGTTCAACCAATCATCGCCCGTTTTATCCTGCCCTGGTATGGCGGCAGTTCTTCGGTCTGGAGCGCCTGCATGCTGTTCTTTCAACTGGGTTTGGTCGTTGGTTATGCCTACGCTCACCTCATCGTCACCGTTTTTCGCGACCGCCGTGTCCTTCAAATCGGGATTCATTTCGCGCTGTTGTTTCTTGCAGTCATCACCCTGCCCATCACGCCCGATCCCTCGATGAAGCCGGGCGCTGAAGAAACTCTCCCCCTCCTCGGAATCATCAGGCTTCTGGTTCAAACCGTCGGCATCCCCTACGTGATTCTCGCTGCCAGCGGTCCTCTCGTGCAGCATTGGTTCAGCAGGGTCTATCCGGACCGTTCGCCCTTCCGGCTCTATGCAGTCTCCAATGTCGGCAGTCTGCTCGCCCTGCTTAGCTACCCATTTCTTTTTGAAGTCTACCTGACCGTTTCCAGACAATCCATGCTCTGGTCTCTCGGCTTTGTCGTTTATGCGCTTGTCCTAGGTGTGGCGGGTTTTGTTTATTTGCAGGCAGGAGCGATGGTCAACACCACCAATTCCGAATCCCCCGATCCAATTTCTGAGAAACGAGACATCGCTCCCGGTTTCACTCATTATCTCCGTTGGATTCTTTTCAGCGCGTGTGGTTCCATCCTGCTTCTCGCAGTAACCAACCAGATTTGTCAGGACGTGGCCGTGGTTCCTTTTCTGTGGATTCTGCCGCTCGCCCTCTACCTGCTTTCCTTCATCATCGCCTTTGATCGGGCACGCTGGTATTTCCGTCCCATTGCCGTTCCCGCATTGGCAGTTTCGGTGGGCTTGGTCATCATTCTATTGAACAGATTCTTCGAATCGGTCCACTGGCCCATGGTCGGGCAGATCGTGATCTTCTGCAGCGCCCTGTTTTTCTCCTGTCTGGTTTGTCATGGGGAAATCGTCCGCATCAAACCCACCTCCAGGTTTCTCACCCAGTTCTATCTCGCCATTTCGGTGGGTGGAGCTTTGGGAGGAATTTTTGTCAATCTGGTCGCACCCCACCTTTTCGACTCTTATTACGAGCTGCACATTGGCATCCTGCTTCTGGCGACCTTGTTGACGTGGCAGGTTCTCCCCCAATTCATTTCGTCGTGTCGCCGCTCTCAAGGTCAATCGGGGACGGAGACCAGTGCTCCCAGCAGGCTGGCGTTGGCGGCGGTGGCGGGCATACTCTGGTGCGGCGCGATGGGTTTCGCTGTCTTCGGCCTCCACACCCACATTCAGAATGACAAGGAGGGCGTGACTTTTTCTTCGCGCGGATTTTTTGGGGTCCTTAAGGTGAAAGAGTCCCGGGCATTGACGGGACAGACCTATCACACGCTGATCCATGGGCAGATTCATCACGGGATGCAATTTGAAGATCTTGGGCTCAGCAAGATCCCCACCTCCTACTTTGCCAGGCAATCGGGGATTGGCAGCACCTTCGAGTTCATCCCACAACGATTCGATGGAAACAACGAGCCACTTCATGTGGGCGTGATCGGTCTGGGCGTGGGAACCCTCGCGGCTTATGCCAGGCCGGGAGACCGCTTTCGATTTTATGAAATCAACCCGCAGGTCATTGAAGTCGCCCACTCCCATTTCACTTACTTAAAAGACTGCCAGGGTGAGGTGGTGAATGTCCTGGGCGACGGCCGCATTTCACTGGAACAGGAGCTGGTGCAAAGCTCGGGATCGGGCAATGCTTTTGACATCCTTATCATTGATGCGTTTTCTGGTGACTCCATCCCCATGCATCTCCTGACGGCGGAGGCCTTCGACCTCTATCTCAGACACATGAAGGAGGATGGAGTCCTTGCCTTTCACATCACCAACAAACACGTCGATCTTTCCGACCCTTTGCGAAAACACGCGGGGCGATACCGCTGGGGCAGCATGAGACTTGGATCGAATCCCGAGAATGGCATTGGCTCTGCCGCCGAGTGGGTGATCATCACACGCAATTACCCGCTTATTGACAGGTTTTTTCAGAATGATCGGATTTACCACTGGAAACACGAGAAGCCGAGGGACATTTTATGGACCGATAACTTTGGTAATGTTTTTAAGGTCCTCAAGTAGCTGCAGCCGCATTCGGGCGTGAATGGAGTGCATGGAGTGCAATCGATCACAAAGATTTTTCGCCCGCTCTTTGCAGCCTATTTTCAAAACCCCAATTCCCAGGTCATCCGCCTCGGGTCTCGTTACCATCGGAAGGACGGGGCCGCTCGATCGGTGGGGAGTGGTCGCTTCGACGATCTGGCATACCCAGTGGGTAACATAGATTCGGGAAGCATCATGATTCTTCAGCCAGGATGCCCACAGGCATCAACTTAAGGGCAGCACCTTCATCACGGTGGCCGATGAAAATTGGAAGCACGAGCACGAGCGCGCGTGCTCTGATCAGACGCACCCTCCAGCACGCAGAGGCGCTTGCGCTCTCCAAACGAAAACCCATCGACCCGTCAACCCACCCGGCACGACGTTGCGTCGATACCAATGAGCATGCAGCCTGCCGGACGGCATGATCAAAATGGCGGCGTTACTCCTAAAACGATCTCCTGCTGAAGCCCATTTTTCAACACGCCGAAAATCCCCCTGCATTGAGAAAAGCAGCAACACGAGGGTTTTCTACGTTTCGCGCCACGCCTGAATTTCGCTTTTGTCCATATTCCAATAAGAGGAAGGATCTGATGATCAAGATTCCCCTACCAGCATGCTCACGCTTGACTTGAGATGAAGCTAGTTCGGTTTGCTTCATTCAACGGATTGCATTCTCATGGCCAACCAGGTCGCGCTGAGACAAGCCAAAGGTTGAGCAACAAGATAGGCCACCACCAATGCTATTGGCGCTCGGCACAGGGCCCGTTTTGCATGAAGTGAGGTTGAGTCGCCCAAGCTCCTCCAAATCTTTCCGCAACATTGATCAATGATGCTTCCAGAAGTGTTGTGACATGAGTCAATCAAGGTCCAAAAATTCCATCGACTACCTTGCATCCACGCCGACTTTCTCACACTCGGCGCGCGTTCGGGTTCTGAAAAAAAAAGCTCCCCGCAGTTAATGCGGGAAGCTTTCAGAAGTGAAATGAATGACTAACTGGACCATCCTTTGATTAGCGACGGCGGCGGAAGAAAAACAAGCCCATGCCGGCGGTCAGGACCAACAGAGCAGATGAAGGCTCAGGAACTGGAGGAGGAGGACCGAAGATTGATGAACCCTCAAAGACCACACCTGACCCGAGCTTGATGTGACTCGCATAAACCTGACCTCTGAAGTCGACATCACCAATGATGGTCGTCCAGTCAGCCGATCCAGTCGTGGATTTACGGTTGATGATCACCCCCTCAAAAATAGCAAAGTCGTTTTTGTGAAGGTCGAAATCGTTGTCACCCATCGAGAGCCAGATCACATTTCTCCGATCGATGTTGTTCAGGATTACCGGTGCCCCGTCCTCCCAAAGGGCGTCACCATTCACCCGGATGATCACAGTATCGGACAGGCCGTTGTTGACCCCTGTCCGACCATTGATGGTAATTTTATCATTCACGCCGCTCATGGTAATACCGGTGAAATCCAACACGGACAGATGCGAGGTCGTGTTGTAAGTCAGGGCAGTGGTGCGATTCCCAAAACTTTGCGTTGAAGAGAGCGCGGTCAGTTGATTGATGTAAGTGATGAGTTGACTGTTGACCAAATCCAACTCGGCATTGGTAGCAGCATTGGAAGTGGTCACATGGCCTGGCTGGTAGGCTGGGTTAAACTCATTAGGTTTGTAGAGTGAAGTATGCCTACGAAGTTCTCCATCAATTTCGAAGTCACTATCTGCGTAGATCCAAGAATTTCTCCCAAATCCCATCAACCCATCGAAACTCATTTCACTCACAAAATCCGCGTAAGTGGTGTTGCTGTCGTTTGGACTGCTCGCCGGTCCGTTAAAAAGGAAAAAATCGTAAGAGGCGGCTTCTAGACCTAGGGCCTGACCCTTTAGATTGGTCGCGAAGAATGAGAACGAGAGCGTAAGGCAAGATACCGCCAGGATGGTATTGAATCTCATGATTGAGCTATCAGTTGAGGGTTTGAACGGGGATTTTCTGACAACTGCAAACTACACAGTCTTTCGACAAATCGCTCAAGTTAATCAACGGTCAACATCAAATTTTTAAAAATCATCTGTGTCTGCGTATTGATGAGGCACACACCCAAAAAGAATTTCGAGTTATGATGGGTTGGCGGATGCCATAATGGACATGGTTGCGACCGAGTTATAAATTAGTGCAGCTAATGCAATGATTCATTTATTGCTCGGCTTTTTCCCAAGGGTGCGCCGGACACATAACTTCCGTGGTTATGGCTTGCTCACCTTATCAACGTATTCCCAGTATAAGGGCACCTTATCCCAAAATCGCCCGACGGACTCGCTAACGGCCTCTGATGCGGGGGAGACTGCGATGCATCTCGTCGACTTAAGAAGCGGTAATCGTCCTCGATTTTCTCAGCCTTCTCTCTATTTTTTTGCAATTCTATAAGATGAACTACTGCATGATGACGCATCGGCATCAACGCGTCAGTCGATTCTGCAACTGACTCATCCCCTCCACCAATTTCGATTCCGGTGTCTCGGTGAAAAGAAGTTCATGAGTTAGGGTGAAATTGTGTTGGGGAGGGTGATCTGAACTTCACGTTTGAATACCATGGAGCAGCTCGAACGGGCGCGACCGATTCCGAAACTTTGGTGCGATGAAACTTGGAAGGGAGCGACAGTAACTTGTGAACTACATCGATTCAAAGATCACGATCGTGCTGAGTCGCAGTCATGCTGATTGCAGCTCTGCGCGTAGCGCTGTGGACTGCGGCGACCTGTCGCCGCTTTTCCCAAACCGGCCTGC encodes:
- a CDS encoding spermidine synthase: MLPITPDQALKPDASDTEPVIDILKLLAQTVGIPFMILAASGPLLQSWFSELYPGRSPFRLYAVSNIGSLLALLTYPFLFEVYFPVSQQSMFWSAGFVTYALALAVAASLFARNRISPSPEASQASFESGPAQRTTAFHRLLWISFSACGSILLLAITSQLGEDVAVIPFLWVVPLALYLLTFVIAFDHSRWYSRKFAISASVLAVGLMIVQMNGHYSPAGSWSIPWQVVTFCAALFFTCLVCHGEIVRLKPPARFLTEFYLLISVGGALGGVFVSLVAPHIFTGYWELHFGLVLLAFLITLQLIPTLKTRGSIAAVWIVVLVGMIWGLNRNVVLSKSGVIASSRGFFGVLNVREQQIPGSHTFRSLYHGKTIHGLQFKTPSHEKMGTAYYHYRSGVGRAFEFLHQRQAGGSDNNNNNKSLHVGLLGLGIGTLATYAQPGDRFRCYEINHGVVDLARSHFTYLKNSQGEIDIILGDGRISMERELHAGKANRYDLLVIDAFSGHAPPIHLLTQEALELYFAHLKEDGILALHISNGEIDFSDPIRNHAARSGMQALQVIHQPEGGIPSIWALVTRNEDFAQHLDQSGQLTPWARPKPKKVVWTDDFNSLLQALRYRATSPITRFHFPHFAHP
- a CDS encoding tetratricopeptide repeat protein → MVFLAFAPSLTFDFINYDDPYYIIDNPNVNTGLSLANLRWAFGTPGEVNLWNPLTTLSHQLVVSLFGLNPAWHHAVNGLCHALAASLLFLLAVKLTKSLPWSYFIALLWAIHPQKIQSVAWITERKDVLSGALFFASILCFAEWHSRTKKRPALYVASLLLFIAAAMAKPSVLPLPLVLLVLFALKPGQIISSALSSLRQLGPFFAAAVALAAIVVFFQSHGTLSDVGGDDSLFERLRQMIFGYVFYLLRFAFPIPSQFFFTPPLSHLPLVLAIVGLGLFLIAVIWLGRREKLIPVGALIYTLLWLPISGIIPISHYFAADRYSYLPQIGIIIIVIGLARRLSSLSSKSLLLPIALGSLVAGYLVLLQQQLPIWKNSETLFAHEMRVNPREALADIHYGEAFWNNDPAKALVHFELAHQKAPHEGLPLSKMGVTQLRLNQPEQALESFQAATRAANPVVETWTQLLLLQVDLKRYSEAEATVNDGLQRFPNQWPMLMNAGNFHLLVKKDPHQALPLFLKAHEISPSNADSIRACARCYLILGDQPSAARFERLLQLR
- a CDS encoding spermidine synthase; amino-acid sequence: MTYPFHQQAPLAEPVKMTTFILSVFSSAFLLFQVQPIIARFILPWYGGSSSVWSACMLFFQLGLVVGYAYAHLIVTVFRDRRVLQIGIHFALLFLAVITLPITPDPSMKPGAEETLPLLGIIRLLVQTVGIPYVILAASGPLVQHWFSRVYPDRSPFRLYAVSNVGSLLALLSYPFLFEVYLTVSRQSMLWSLGFVVYALVLGVAGFVYLQAGAMVNTTNSESPDPISEKRDIAPGFTHYLRWILFSACGSILLLAVTNQICQDVAVVPFLWILPLALYLLSFIIAFDRARWYFRPIAVPALAVSVGLVIILLNRFFESVHWPMVGQIVIFCSALFFSCLVCHGEIVRIKPTSRFLTQFYLAISVGGALGGIFVNLVAPHLFDSYYELHIGILLLATLLTWQVLPQFISSCRRSQGQSGTETSAPSRLALAAVAGILWCGAMGFAVFGLHTHIQNDKEGVTFSSRGFFGVLKVKESRALTGQTYHTLIHGQIHHGMQFEDLGLSKIPTSYFARQSGIGSTFEFIPQRFDGNNEPLHVGVIGLGVGTLAAYARPGDRFRFYEINPQVIEVAHSHFTYLKDCQGEVVNVLGDGRISLEQELVQSSGSGNAFDILIIDAFSGDSIPMHLLTAEAFDLYLRHMKEDGVLAFHITNKHVDLSDPLRKHAGRYRWGSMRLGSNPENGIGSAAEWVIITRNYPLIDRFFQNDRIYHWKHEKPRDILWTDNFGNVFKVLK
- a CDS encoding PEP-CTERM sorting domain-containing protein (PEP-CTERM proteins occur, often in large numbers, in the proteomes of bacteria that also encode an exosortase, a predicted intramembrane cysteine proteinase. The presence of a PEP-CTERM domain at a protein's C-terminus predicts cleavage within the sorting domain, followed by covalent anchoring to some some component of the (usually Gram-negative) cell surface. Many PEP-CTERM proteins exhibit an unusual sequence composition that includes large numbers of potential glycosylation sites. Expression of one such protein has been shown restore the ability of a bacterium to form floc, a type of biofilm.); this translates as MRFNTILAVSCLTLSFSFFATNLKGQALGLEAASYDFFLFNGPASSPNDSNTTYADFVSEMSFDGLMGFGRNSWIYADSDFEIDGELRRHTSLYKPNEFNPAYQPGHVTTSNAATNAELDLVNSQLITYINQLTALSSTQSFGNRTTALTYNTTSHLSVLDFTGITMSGVNDKITINGRTGVNNGLSDTVIIRVNGDALWEDGAPVILNNIDRRNVIWLSMGDNDFDLHKNDFAIFEGVIINRKSTTGSADWTTIIGDVDFRGQVYASHIKLGSGVVFEGSSIFGPPPPVPEPSSALLVLTAGMGLFFFRRRR